The segment GCTGGAGGGGGACCTGCTGGCCAACGCCGGGCTCGTCAGGCGCACCCTGTCCGACCCGCGCCAGGGCCCCCTGTTCAAGGCCGTCATCGCGGCCGCGGTGGGCGACACCCGGACGGCCGAGGCCCTGCACCGCTTCTACGAGATCCGGGTCGCGGAATGGGCGCCCTGCGTCCAGGAGGCCGTCGCACGGGGGGAGGTGCCGGAGGGCACCGACGCCGCCGAGGTCGTGCGGGCCGTCTCCGCCCCGCTGTACTACCGGCTGCTGACCACGGACGCCCCGCTGGACGAGGCCGCGGCCCGCCGGGCGGCCGGGGCGGCGGTGGCGGCGGCCCGTGCGGGAGCCTTCGTGCGGATTCCGTAGCGACGGCGGGTCGGCCTCGGCCACTTCCTCCCCGCCTGGATCGACGCGTCCCGGCCTCACCGGCTGGGTTTGGGCTCGAGCCGAGGAGGCAGCAGCCTGGCTGGGGCGGTGCTCCGTGGACGCGGGCTCGATCGCGAAGGACATCGCGGCGGGGGAGACGAGGGACG is part of the Streptomyces katrae genome and harbors:
- a CDS encoding TetR/AcrR family transcriptional regulator → MDASRDTEDAGGARGAGDESADPGTVRPGGRTARVRAAVLQAAGDMLAEQGVHGLDLAEVARRADVGKTTVYRRWGTVAGLVTDLLTDMAEQSLPRTDTGSLEGDLLANAGLVRRTLSDPRQGPLFKAVIAAAVGDTRTAEALHRFYEIRVAEWAPCVQEAVARGEVPEGTDAAEVVRAVSAPLYYRLLTTDAPLDEAAARRAAGAAVAAARAGAFVRIP